In a single window of the Necator americanus strain Aroian chromosome X, whole genome shotgun sequence genome:
- a CDS encoding hypothetical protein (NECATOR_CHRX.G25753.T1), protein MLPEFLDAFVGSKHRRVAQDQFRGIPSVIAHVPAFLTYPTISLLPGVDEAKALLTQKLVTCSIVILRFLSGTGYSRPPLFVTHLNLAVSGFVRWKNGWPAIVLVHAGANKCELEWLLPFSYVPVFPVIDVL, encoded by the coding sequence ATGTTACCGGAGTTCCTGGATGCTTTTGTTGGGTCGAAACATCGACGCGTGGCGCAAGACCAGTTCCGCGGGATTCCATCCGTAATTGCTCATGTTCCTGCTTTCCTTACTTACCCCACCATCTCACTGCTACCCGGAGTTGATGAAGCTAAGGCGTTACTCACTCAAAAGCTAGTTACATGTTCGATCGTGATTCTAAGATTTCTTAGTGGTACCGGTTATTCTCGTCCTCCGCTTTTTGTCACTCACCTCAACCTCGCCGTGAGTGGATTTGTGAGGTGGAAGAACGGCTGGCCGGCAATCGTATTGGTGCATGCGGGTGCCAATAAGTGCGAACTCGAATGGCTACTCCCGTTCTCGTATGTTCCGGTTTTTCCTGTTATCGACGTTCTCTGA
- a CDS encoding hypothetical protein (NECATOR_CHRX.G25752.T3) produces the protein MTADVVTHPPISASDSGRFTSIRTVLGEWKQLFDGCNFIKRKERSRSRRRDVKDAKTKRVASASVAQRSSTRKSQSAELCVCDSIEDHVIEKFTALPPGIDPREWLATHTLALFDHVNALCGSLSELCTPATCQYMSYPGTTKAYYIDERGKRHLYSAMQYMDCVMSFCEKASRSEELFPTKYGNQFSGDFESHIRRVIRLLWHCCGHLASKHWDELGQLELRPQCALVMAHLAKLSKTFALLDSKDQQLINNMVQTIRPSNIVSSGRGDDTSSAASQRWSRVPSSKSGSWGGHPTPAVLTCKPYAQTC, from the exons ATGACAGCTGATGTAGTCACTCACCCTCCCATTAGTGCTTCCGACTCCGGCCGATTCACTTCTATTCGAACTGTTCTTGGCGAATGGAAACAGTTATTTGATGGTTGTAACTTTAtcaagagaaaagaacggaG TCGATCGCGGCGAAGAGATGTCAAGGATGCGAAAACAAAACGTGTCGCGAGCGCTTCCGTAGCTCAGCGGTCATCAACACGAAAATCACAGTCAGCCGAACTCTGTGTATGTGATTCGATAGAAGATCAC GTTATCGAAAAATTCACCGCTCTTCCTCCTGGGATTGATCCACGTGAATGGCTAGCTACTCACA CGTTGGCCTTGTTCGATCATGTGAACGCGTTGTGCGGAAGTTTGTCAGAGCTGTGTACACCTGCTACTTGCCAGTACATGAGTTATCCGGGAACAAC GAAAGCATATTACATCGACGAACGAGGGAAGAGACATTTGTATTCAGCAATGCAATACATGGACTGTGTAATGTCTTTCTGTGAGAAAGCTAGCAGAAGTGAAGAGCTGTTTCCCACCAAATATG GGAATCAATTTTCGGGTGATTTCGAATCCCATATTCGACGGGTTATTCGCCTCCTATGGCATTGTTGTGGGCATTTGGCATCGAAACACTGGGATGAATTAG GTCAACTCGAACTACGACCTCAGTGCGCCCTTGTGATGGCCCATCTTGCTAAACTCAGCAAAACATTCGCACTTCTTGACAGCAAAGATCAGCAACTCATTAATAATATGGTACAAACG attcgCCCATCGAACATCGTGTCATCCGGTCGTGGAGACGACACAAGCAGTGCTGCGTCGCAACGATGGAGTCGTGTCCCGTCATCGAAAAGCGGTAGTTGGGGAGGTCATCCCACACCAGCCGTACTTACGTGTAAACCCTATGCACAAACGTGCTAG
- a CDS encoding hypothetical protein (NECATOR_CHRX.G25754.T1) — protein MDVASKRFTTLLAAMAHRSASREAEAYTRASGWIEYIEAVPSRAGSGQTRTRTQSNAHVTTIVKQSVTVILTAGFAEV, from the exons atggATGTTGCCAGCAAGCGTTTCACAACGCTCCTAGCCGCAATGgcccaccgaagcgcctcgagagaagctga AGCGTACACTAGAGCATCTGGTTGGATAGAGTACATAGAAGCAGTGCCATCGCGAGCAGGCAGCGGTCAGACTCGTACGCGCACTCAAAGCAATGCGCATGTGACTACAATTGTGAAGCAATCTGTGACAGTGATACTGACTGCCGGTTTCGCTGAGGTATGA
- a CDS encoding hypothetical protein (NECATOR_CHRX.G25755.T1), giving the protein MEEIYDVVVIGAGIFGSCAAYHCQKKGLKTLLVEQFALGHINGSSHGRSRIIRYAHADPHYVPLVHDTYQQIAHLEKETEETLWRQTGLLWASKTAKIDSISQILSNFNIKHEKIKGEEVASRYPQFTFDSDWAALIDPMGGILYADKWLRIFQDRFLKLGGKIREKEEVFCYSEVSEEIIELRTSKGLLHSKKAIFTVGPWIKEIFPQAPLRIQPESIAVCYWRTIRSEDTPLLECDKFPVFIVSGSSALPQGFFGLPSHDYDGCAKICFHSGEHTDGPNHPDVVSQEFIDRPAEFIRNHIPIIDFTQPVQVDKCKYTMSEDNHYVVGYYPGSKKVLIGGCGSGSGFKVAPGIGRILAEMAADEKPSIDVSFFGFDRFSKKSV; this is encoded by the exons ATGGAGGAAATTTACGACGTTGTTGTTATTGGTGCTGGAATATTTGGATCATGTGCTGCATATCactgtcaaaaaaaaggattaaagACGCTCCTAGTTGAACAG TTTGCCCTCGGACACATAAATGGAAGTTCTCATGGCCGTTCACGAATAATTCGCTACGCACACGCCGATCCTCACTATGTACCACTAGTGCATGACACTTATCAACAAATCGCACATTTAGAGAAGGAAACGGAAGAAACGTTATGGCG GCAAACTGGATTATTGTGGGCttcaaaaactgcaaaaatagaTTCCATATCACAGATTTTAAGCAACTTCAATATTAagcatgaaaaaattaaaggagaaGAG GTGGCTTCACGATATCCACAGTTCACCTTCGACAGCGATTGGGCAGCCTTAATAGATCCAATGGGAGGTATTTTGTACGCTGATAAATGGTTGCGCATATTTCAG GATAGATTTCTCAAACTCGGAGGAAAAATAcgcgaaaaagaagaagttttcTGTTACAGCGAGGTCAGCGAAGAGATCATAGAACTTCGGACCTCGAAGGGTTTGCTTCATTCGAAGAAAGCGATCTTCACTGTTGGGCCATGgattaaagaaatatttcctcaAGCTCCACTGAGGATACAG CCGGAATCGATAGCTGTATGTTACTGGAGGACAATTCGTTCCGAAGACACACCACTATTGGAGTGCGACAAATTCCCAGTATTTATTGTGTCTGGCAGTTCCGCTTTACCTCAAGGTTTTTTTGGTCTACCTTCACATGACTACGATGGATGCGCGAAG ATTTGCTTCCACAGTGGAGAACACACAGATGGACCCAACCACCCAGATGTCGTTTCACAG GAATTCATCGATCGCCCTGCTGAGTTCATAAGGAATCACATCCCAATTATTGATTTTACACAGCCTGTTCAAGTCGACAAATGCAAATATACT ATGTCAGAGGACAATCATTATGTTGTCGGATACTATCCTGGTTCTAAAAAGGTGCTGATTGGAGGATGTGGTTCTGGAAGTGGTTTTAAA GTTGCTCCTGGCATAGGAAGGATTTTGGCAGAAATGGCTGCGGATGAAAAGCCATCAATCGATGTCTCTTTCTTCGGATTTGACAGATTCtcgaaaaaatctgtttga